CAAAGATTCTGTACATCACTGGGGGTCGGCATGACGTTGGAGGAAAGACGGGCCTGGATCAGGCTCGTCGTCGCGGTGCTCGCCTACGCGGCATATGCCGTGGTCATCGCGACGCGCGCGGCCGGCGGACCGCTCACCGCCGTGCCGTACGGTGGCGTGCTGCTGGTGTCCGTCGGCGGCGCGATCGCCGCGAGCGTGCTCGCCGAGGTGTTCGCCGGCGGCCGCTCCCGCGAGATCGACGTGCGCGACCGGGAGATCGGCCGGTTCGCCGACCACACCGCACAGTCGTTCGTGGTCATCGGCGCGGTCTCCGGCATGCTGATGGCGATCGCCGGCTGGGACCACTTCTGGATCGCCAACGTCATCTACCTGTGCTTCGTGCTCTCCGCCGTGCTCGGCGGCGTCACCAAGGTGATCCTCTACCGCACGGGCATGCCGTGGTGAAGCCGACCCGGGTGACGAACAGCATCCGCGCGCTCCGCTTCGCCGCCGGCGAGATGACCCAGGCCGACCTGGCCCGCCGGATCGGCGTCACCCGCCAGACCGTCATCGCCATCGAGCAGGGCCGCTACTCGCCCTCGCTGGAGATGGCCTTCCAGATCGCCCACGTCTTCGGCGTGCCCCTCGAGGACGTCTTCCAATACCCTTCGTCACCGGGAGAGCCCGCATGAAAGCCATGATCAATCGACGG
This genomic window from Catenuloplanes niger contains:
- a CDS encoding helix-turn-helix transcriptional regulator; translated protein: MVKPTRVTNSIRALRFAAGEMTQADLARRIGVTRQTVIAIEQGRYSPSLEMAFQIAHVFGVPLEDVFQYPSSPGEPA